The Xiphophorus hellerii strain 12219 chromosome 3, Xiphophorus_hellerii-4.1, whole genome shotgun sequence genome segment gtcggTCTGACGAAAACCCTGAAGATTACATCATCAGCAGACTGTAGAGCGGTACGCTGCGTCTCATGcagaagaataaaaattatGCAACATCTAGAAGAATGCTTTTCTGAACTACTGAACATGTAAACTGACTCGCTTACTGAAAGCAGAGACGAAACGCACAAACTGTCTCTACTGTGGCTCAGATTTCTCAACATTTAGCAGATCCACTTCTGCCTTTTAGAAGTGAAAAGAACTTTTATAATAAATCTATAAAACGATGAAGGAATAACTTTCTGttcttttaaacaaattcaAACTTTCTGCATATTGCTCATCTCTCCCCTACAGTGGGAAATGCCGAGCTGATCCCATAACTTGCTCCAGGTTGTGATGCAACAGCTGCTCTAGTGGGTATAAATACCAGCACCTTCCCTACGTCCCGTCATCAGGCAGGAGGAATAAAGAGCCGACATCAAGGTCAGAGCAAATCCTTCAGATTTTAAGTACGTCACCCAGTCAAGATGAAGATGTTCCCCATCGCCGTCGTGGCGTTCATCCGTGTTCAGGAGAGCGACGCTGTTCCAGCTGCTGAGGTAAGAGCTTCATCTGAGCCTTACACCGTTGAAATGTTACCATGTTGATTCTAGATGTACTGAATGAACTGTTTAACAGAGCTCTGATCTGGTGGAGCTGCAGACGGATTACGGCGTACTCGTTTTGGATCAAGATATACCCGAGGACGCAATGGATGTAAGGGTTAACTGGATAGATGAACGAATGGGAGTATTTATGAAGGGATTTTTCTTAATTCACTTGTGGGCCAAGGAAGGGAGATGTGGGGGATGTTAATGAAACCCTCTCCTTGTGTCCCTCAGACGCCGTACGAATCAGTCCAGCTGCGCGGTCGCCGTCGTTTCTGCTGCGGCCCCAACATGGTTGGCTGTGGAACCTGCTGCAAGTTCTGAGGACGTCCTGCTGCCGCCGTAGCAACAACATGAACGTATAAAAAGCAACACAGCATACTTATTGCACAAGTTTTCAACCTGTTAGCACATTTTCACAAGGTGTCAGAGGATTATGTGTGATTGCAACACaaggtatttatttttacttaatctCTTTGTTTGAGATGAGCTGATATTACAATTGTATTTGAAAACAatcgatttatttatttatcacaataaatgatatcAAACTTCCCTAATCTTCTGTGTCTTTAAGGGCGGTGGTggatttaacatgtttttttgtcatctttttatTCGTGGAATCCGTTCtcatttggaaacattttagaaTGTCAAGTTTTTTGAATTACAGAAATCAGAGACCTGCGTTAAAGaatgtgggggggaaaaaaattactatttCACGCTTAGCAGAATTTCTGGTAAATAAAGTATACAGGAACTAATATAAATCATCATTGAGGATTTAGTCGTCAAATTATGTGATAATAATCAGTTCAAAAACACTTAATTACTTCATTTCAAAAACTTCATTTgtccaagtatcttcaaagaaCCAATGTTAATGGGCAGAAAGGATCTTTTGGCAGCAGTCAGTGTTCCAACAAacctgaagaggcctctgactgaaaactgtTACTCAAAACAAAATTGTCAGGATTTCTGAAGCAAAACTATTATTAAAGGTAGAACGCCGACTCACAACCTGCCTTGAACCTGGACCTTGTTGAattgaaactttaaattttgtttatttacttttaggaAAGTATTGTTTGTGTGCCTTCATTTTTGCTTCTGAGGATTAGGTGACAAATACTCTCGTTTTGAGAGAGTATTTGTCTCTCTTTATAAAGAGATTTTCATAAAGTGTAAAAGCTGACTTGCACCATCAGCTTTTACATAGAGAGGCCTTTCCAAATCAAGTCCAATCAACCGAATTTACCACAGGGGGACTCCATTTGATTACTTCTAATGGGAGGCGTCTATGAAACaactacacacaaaaaaaataaacagaattgattacattatttcctcattttccccccaaaaaaactcaATTCACGTCTTGCTTATGTAACAAGGGGGAAGAACCAGATTGTGACAGAGGACTTGGCCTTAAAGCCAACTGGTAGACGTCTTAAATCTCatcaaatatcattttaaaatatgaactaaCCGTTTGGTTCTGCGGTGCCTGTGCTACAACTCCAGCCCTTCAGCACAACCTATTAATTTAACCGaaagcatctaaaaaaaaaaaaaaaaaagcacccaGGTGAGAGCAAAATATGCAACATCAGCAATCTGTAATACCAAAAAGAACAGTAAAGTGTCTGCCGACAATAATAAAACCACTTAAGGCAAGATGAAAAACTGTTACCTTAATCAGCCACAACAGCGTACCCTCAGATGCTGCAGTAAAGAACCGCTGAAATGCatattaaaaaagcaattagaAAGCACGTCAGAAAGAGAGtagcaacaatataaaaagcGACCCAACATTACAGAGAACCAAACACAGGTGACgacaaaaatccatttatcctACCAGCAGCACAAATGTGCAGGATTTAAATGTTGGCGGCGCCAGATCCAACAATGGACCCGACTCTCTAAACCTGGCGGGCACACCTGGTGCCTACATACACACTGATGAGCCCGACAAACGCTGCGAACGGAAGTGAAGGTGGGGGAAACGGGGCATGATGCATTCAAGGGCCAGAAACGGGTGGGAATTTAAAGCCATTTTATGTAAACACTGTTCTCAACCTAATGCACCACCCGGTTCCACTCATATGGTTCCACTTTCCTCTTTATTTTGCTTAATACACTTTAGAATTtctgtatttactttttttaaatgacttttaaaaaaaaacaaaaaaaacatgctagacattaattaatcatttttgcAAATCAAAAAGGAGATAGTTGTGTCCTCCACACTGAGAACATGAAGTTTTGAATCAGGGGGAGTCTTGGCGTTcgccaaaaaagaaaacctacagaaaTGAATACTTGCTGTTCCAATGCGGTACAGAGTAAAACAGAAGAtctttcataaataatttagtttaattacatTGTTTATACTGAGACACCACCAACAAGTGGAGCTTAAAAGCAATAATTAAATATCAACATTTGTAAATTTACCTGctgatttacttgtttttaacatttcaagaTAAAGTCATAAAACTGTCATGACTGATGAGATGCTCTGAAAAAAGATTTCATAAAACCTGGAACATCTgtcatgatttttttatttttcaataaaccTACAACAGAGGTCCAGGAATATTGAAATCTTGACATTGGTTTTTGTATGGtctaaatgtacatttttaacacatttcttgCTACATACCTTGTCAGTGACAGTATTTACGGGGAGGTTGGTTGTTTGTTGGgtggggtttattttattttttttatttatttttttccttgttggAATTGTGATTAGgcttttcacataaaaatgtgaaaagcctAATAAATATACTAAACACCAAACTGTCATCAACTTTGTTGCTTCCAGACATTCTCacttcatcttttctttcttcagtatccaacagaaaatggatTTTCATACATAATTCACACACTAGTAGTTGCTAAATCTGGTTAAATATTCATCGGGCAGCCTAAATGCTTTGACTGATATTTGGGGCCGTTTTCTCGGTCAGCACTTGAAAGATCACCGTCGGAATATTGTGGACCAATTTCACTTTGGCCACAAAGCAACACGTCCAATCATGCGCCTTAAGCTCGCAAATATTTTGGAGTCGTCGTCAGAGACGGAGGAACCCGACTCCCCTCCCCGTGCGCCGTGCGGCTACGCGGACAGACTGTTCTCCCTCGGATTAGAACGTTCTCAGTCGCGCCCTCTCATCCcccgaaacaacaacaaccacgaTGAACAAATTAAAGCTTCTGGGCCGGAAATCTCCGCTTTGCGGGAAACGGCTCGGATTTATCGTCTCATTTTCAAAGATAACAAATCACAGAcgttttattttcttgcttccCCTTTTTGAAGAAATgcgtaaaaagaaaaaaaaaactcggtTTACAGGTAAGAAcatccagaaaacattttttgctgcCCTCCATCCACGTCCTGCCATTGAAcactggggggggggggggggggaaacacaAAGCTGCTGCAGTAAATACTGTCCCAAGTATAAATACCAGCTGATTTCTCACATTCAATCATCAGCCTGACATAAAGGCCAGAGTGAATCTGTTGGATTCAAATGTCCAAATACTCATAGACAACAACTCTGtttcaaatggaaatgaattCTTAGCATGCAGTTTGTTTCCTTAAATCTGTTTGTTCAATCGGGATAatagataataaaaatgtttacgtCGTTTTTAGTTTGACTTCACTAATTTCCCCAGCAGCCTGTGAATTAAAACCAGGAGTTTTTAAGGTTCCCGCAGCATCAGAGGATCCTCTCTAAGTGACGAGTCGCCGGGCGTGACACAAAATGTCGGCGCCACAACGTTGACAGACTTCGCTTGCTCAGAGGATTTCACCGGAAATGGCCGACTCACAAGAAAGGTGCTAGAGCGGCCTAGTCAAACTCTGGACTTAAATGTTACGTAAGTTTGCGTGGtaatctaaaacagaaaaaaaatctgaaacagaaGACACTTATCCACAAAGACCTGCGCCACTTAAAGCCAGTTTAATCAGGTTATAATTTGCTGCAGTTGTACTAACCTGTAACTAACTAACATAACTAATAACTCCCAACTTCATGATGATGAACGCACGCACGAGACGGTAGGTAAGTAGAAACAACGtgtaagcagaaaaataatacattttatcatTGAAGCAAAGCTTTTATCATAAAGCATCAAAGTGTAGCTACAGTTTGtactgcttttttttattttgtcataatgGCGTACATGAGGAGAGAGACTGTGCTGTCTATTTTATGACGTTTCCATCAAACAGACATATTCACCAAATCTGTCGTTTTTGTTCCTCTGCACCTTTTTGAACCATAAGACGTTTATCTCTGCAACACGAAACtaaaagatgtttctttttatttggcACATGTAAACGTTTGGTTTCAgctgtatgtaaaaaaaaacccaacacttTACGCCCCAGTACTTGTTAGAAACAACTTCCTGCCATGAATGTGTCTAGAAGCTtcttgagaagaaaaaaatagagacatttgttttcactccttggggtttttttttggggtttCTTTTCATCGACAGAAAGACTTAACTCGCCAAAATGCCATCTTTGTACAACTCACGCTACATTGTTAggtaaacattttacaaactttgCTAAACTTGCCTTTGAATTGAAGCAACATTACACACCTGACTTGGCTTCTGTGTCAGGGGGTTTCTCAGCGGGTCAAGAATGTCCTGACTTTCCTCTCCGTTCCAATCAAAGGAAAATGAGAAGCTGAAACGTTTGTGGAGGAAAGCCACGGTTTATTTTATGGACACTAATAAACATATCATTAGTGCATGACTAAGCTGCAGGTTTGTTTGCTGTGTGTTGTTTTAAACTGGAAAAATGACCAAAGCTGACAGCTTTCACAAACTAAATCTACAAATATTTCGAAATATCCCATTTCTATCCCAAATATCCGACTGTGGGGAATTCCCAGGGTGACGAGGCAACAGCTGCATCCTTGTGAATATAAATAGGAGCACTTTCCTCACACTCCATCAATAGAGGGAATTCAAGGATTGATGTCAAGATCAGAAGCAAATCTATTacatctacagtacagaccaaaagtttggacacaccttttaattcaatgagtttcctttattttcatgactattgacattgtagattcacactgaaggcatcaaaactatgaataacacatgtggaaatatgcactaaacaaaaaagtgtaaaacaactgaaaatagcccttatattctagtttcttaaaagtagcaaccttttgctgtgattactgctttgcacacactctgcattttcttgatgagcttcaagaggtagtcacctgaaatggttttcacttcataggtgtgccctgtcaggttaataagtggtgattagtcatgaaaataaagaaaacccattgaattagaaggtgtgtccaaacttctggtctgtactgtagatcTGTCCAGCTCTCTGTAGCATGAAGACGTTCGCCGTCGCGGCCACCGTTTCCCTCCTGCTTCCTTCTCTCTGTGTTCATGAGAACTCTGCCGTCCCTGTCGATGAGGTGAGAGCTTcatctgaaaacacatttatccatttatttatccatttagATTTTACACACGCAGGCTCATCTTTTCCTGAATTCGTTATGGAATCTGATCTATTTGTGTACTAAGTGTGCATGAAAGCTTGGTGGGGAAACATTTTGAGCATGATGAAAGTCATGACTCTAAACTagaaggtgaaaaaaaaaaaaaaaatgtaaccatTCTTCATGTGGCGTGTGAGCAGCTACAAGCTGACTTCAAAACTGTAACGTTCAAATAATCTACAATGTAATAGAATAGCGTAGACGTTTGACCCAGTTTCCACAGTTACAGGGTGGTAAATGTAAGGCACAGGTACATGCAATGGGAACGGTTGCCTTTAAGTTTGTACAAATTACGTTCCCAGAttcaacaaaaactaaaagtcaaTCGCCTACCTGTAGTTACAGTTACACCTATTTGAAtctttttgtggatttttaccTTTTGAACATTAGTGCATAAATATCAATCTCTGAACAAAATGGGTCTATTGTATTAGAACTGGGCTTTGGTCCCATAAGACTCATTGGTTTCCAGAAGGTTAGCAATGATGctagacacacacacgcacatccTTGTACTTTTATGCAAAATGAGAactttgtattgacttccattcatctTAGTCACTGTATTTATGCctaattcagaaatgttcccTAACCCTAACTATTACTAGTCTATTCCCAGACCTAACCTTAACCAAAACTTTATTCACACCTCTgaagcacatgtgtcaaactcaaggcccggggccCAAATCTGGCCCcccacagctttttatgtggccctcaagACACCAAATTGCATCAttaagtccctccagtttttcacaagtccccaaaattcacacaaaatccccacattatttttgattttacgggaaattttttctcaaaattggtaAACATTGGGTTTCcttcagccttacttgatgtcaagttatagtatATTGATAAggcgagtaataaaaaaaacatatttaacatcatatattagattttgattacaaaaagccacaaaaacaatcacaaaatcctggagggacagctatttatacatattttaacagtttaatagGTTTTACCAATACATTCTGGCTCAACTGGATCTTTaagaatattcagatttttaatgtcgcccaaaataaaactaagtttGACACTCCTGCTCCAGAGATAACTAGCAGAGCTCAGTAGGACTGCAAAAAAAGTGGGAAAAGGTCCTTGCTTTTCCAAAAATGACCTCTGCTGTTAGTAAATACTGTGAACgtggtacacacacacacacgcccacacacactaATTAATATCATGACTGCAACCTTTTCAGTGCATCATGAGCTCTGATTTCAAAAATCTTCTGGAAATAACTATACAGAGGAGGAGGGGTTAAAGAGAAACCAGGAAAGTACTGAAAGAGAAGCGAAGACCATCAGAGATTTTGTAAgaactgtgaaaaaataaagcaaacctTTTATACATTTAGCAAAATGCTAAAAGACTTCTGTCTTTCTACTGATAACCTTAGGAGGTGCTCCGGTTTCTGAAATGCAATccagggtcttttttttttttttcatacttgaTGAAGACATTACTACAATCCCCTTTATTTCGTTGGTCAGCTCAAGGTAAACCtccatttcaatctggagagactcagacggaaaaaacagcgattaaaaaggtttattgacatgcatgaatttaaagttctttggcgctcgggccccggctgaggacattgagctgtgaattgcgataagctcggatgagcattcccgatgtaggttaggaatgtcatcccccgggacccgacactggtggtggaggtcggTGAAGGATGTGAGCCtgaagagtggaggtggagaaggggtggaggagggttgagcgcagcggaaagcggaagatgccatggatggaggtccttatcaactgggccttggtcggtgattggacgtgacgtggcttggtccagcgttgataggtcggcGGTGATGAGCGGGACGCGCCGATTGGATGATGCGGGTGGggctaaagagtcttccagtttgaatttgcgcctaggcttcatttctATTGTTGGAACAAAGCAGCAGCTTGCAGACAGAAAGCCACTGAGCCGATTTCTGGGCGGTGTGTTGACCGTACAGAGTTCAGAGGTGGCATCGGGTTCTTATGTTTGTTGCATAAGATCAGAAATGTTATCTGTGAGTAACAGAAAGTGCTTCGCATAACCTACTGATACCACGACTGATTTCTTCTTACAGCGTACTGCTTTTCTTATAAGCTTAATTCCACACGGAGGATGAAAACAATGCATGTATCAGATCTGAAAACATGGCACGCCGTGTTGCTACTGGTTTTAATTTTCCCAGCCTCCACCTCAAAAGCAAACCGCATACCGTGGATCCTCACTCAGTCAGCTGGCTACTGCTAAGCAAGTTGGTCACGCAAACTCAATCACGGTGCATAGAGTCAAAATTGAACATAGCCACTCTTAAGAATCAAATCCATTTTATAGGAAATCAAAGCTTTAGAAAAGTGCTTTTGTCCACTCCATCATCCAAAACACTGAAATAGCCATGATGCACCAGCAGGTGGCGATGACAGTGATACTAATGACATCAAAAGACAACAAGGCTAAACACCGGGTTGGCAAAGATGcagcttttgtttcctttgtcaCCATCCAGCCTTCCCTGTCAGTCATTCTTCAGGACACGTTTGAAATTTCATCGAAACGGAGCGGAGACGACGCGAGCGCAGATTGGGATTTTGAACAGATTCGATTTAAAACTGTTACTGCGCGGTTAAAAAACTTTTGGAAAAATGAACGAGTGTCTGATACCGAAAgttgatgaaaatgaaatgaaggaAAACGAATACCCTGGTCCCGCCAGATGCCGGTTCTGCTGCGGCTGCTGCCTTGCAGATGTCTGTGGCTTGTGCTGCGACTGAAatttggggcctgcccatagcaatgcataggagGCAGTGGCTGACTTCACATTGTGCTAATGCCTTAACAATAGCACAATGTGCTTGGGTAAAGGCTAAtatattagcattagccttttccctaaaataagcttttatctatttttctcacttattagccatgtttagcaCTCTGAATGTAGGAAGTCAATGTAAGACGACATTCTAATGATACCCCAGATGCCGCTGGCAGCATTTAGGcttacattagcattttggctaattttagcttatacactaattttaacatactgaatggcgtaagtccatgttagtcaacatgcttgtgactctccacaGGCTATTGACTACAatttagctaagcttagcattgatgctaatttttagcatcagaacgctgggtccaaaccgacgggcacactttggcaggccaccggttaaatttcttcaggaattttctagttattcCTGTTGTCTTCAATTAAACACGCGACGTCACCGAATGCGTTCATAGGTTCAGACGCCACATCGTTTTCCGCTGTGCTGTCGAGCGCGGAGAAAGGAATTGCTGTGGaaagcaaaacaataataagCTAAACTCGCTATACGTTGTGTGCTTTTGTTAACCATTTGCCTTAAACGTCTTAACTTTCACGAGCAGATTTGAGCGCGGGAGGCCTCAGAACTTCAGCCCAGTCACACGATTTCCATCGCTGGTGCTGTTTAGGAGATAATATCCTGTGTTGGCGTCCAACAAACAATACTTCCAGCAAAAATATTATCTTCCAAGGGAGTTGTGCTGTCCAAGTGCAAACCGAGCTCGGCTTCGTGGCGGTTCACTTATTATCCAGCAGAGAACAGGGAGGTATGGCGAGCTGCCACGGCGGTGTGGATATTATTGTGTTGCTTTCAGCTTGGCTTGATCGCGCCTCACAGCTCTAACAACCACAGAGGTCAAATAAACAGCCTGGTGTTAAATTTgcgcaaaaaaaataaaaaagacatgaTTAGGGAACACACAGACTCGGACAAGCCGTGTGACAGAGTGATGAATGGTGAGACTCCATACGGAGAGGTCAACACGTCTTAAAGTGACAGGCGGAACAATAGCCAACCTTTGGTTGCTGGTTAAGCTTGTGTGGTTTTTACTTTAATTGCCCCTGTGCTCACAGTAGTGCACATGCATGCAAAAACACGCATTTGCTCGCATCCACGCACGTGCACAGACTGGCTGTCTGGAGCCGAGCGAGGCTTTCTGCTCTGATCCCACCCTCATGCCGGGCCTCGCAGGGGAGCGCCGTGGCGTGCCAGGCCTGCCTCGCGTCCAGACGCATGCCCGTTGCACACACCCCACCATTCCCCCCTTTACCAGCCAGCGCCTGCTGCCAAACCACACAAGGAGATAGTAAATGAATGCAGAGGGTACTTAGTCGCTTCCTCTCTCCCccttcaacacacacacacaccgaccaTGCGGTTTAGTATTCTCATTCATACCCACATACACGCGGAggagatgcagagcagagcaggcAGCAATTAGGGGGCCTGTTCATCAGCGCGCTGCACTACAGTAGCTCCATAAATCCTCCTGCTCGTGTTTTAAAGAACAAACTAAAATACCTTTGTGGTAAACAGGGATTTTACAGAAGCAGAAGGGCAAACAAGTagacaaaaagcaacaaaaaaaaaaatcggaaaaAACGAATGGGTGTTTTTAGGGAAAACCTCCGTGGAGATGAAGTGCGACGACGGCCCGCGTCCCTGTGCGTGCGTGTTCCTCCTCTCCAGTTGGAAAGTTGGTAACTGTCTGAACTGGAGGAGGATGTGACAGGAGCAAATCCcaagtttttctatttttgtttgtttgaactgATTGggtattattttaatatatatattttaaaaaatatgatgcTGATTTTTCTATGCAAGAAGCACATTTTTCCAAAAGTCACTTGCTTAGACAGACTAAGCTAATATGCTAGTAGTGGTAGGCTGATTTctaacaagaaaataaattaaaaaaattaaggaaTTGGCTATGTAATAGTACTTAAAGGTTTGtaaatctttttatatatatataaattgaaagtcctcagacaggaaagtaatgagagagagggaaggtcaccaggctgggaatcgaacctcTGACCTCC includes the following:
- the LOC116717761 gene encoding hepcidin-like translates to MKMFPIAVVAFIRVQESDAVPAAESSDLVELQTDYGVLVLDQDIPEDAMDTPYESVQLRGRRRFCCGPNMVGCGTCCKF